From the Acidovorax carolinensis genome, one window contains:
- a CDS encoding YitT family protein, whose product MPVASTPPPSLRHGRFEDVQALFAGTLFVAMALMLFNQAGLLVGGTAGVAFLLHYVTGISFGKLFFVVNLPFYWFAWTRMGREFTIKTFVCVALLSLLTELFPHVMHVDYLNPLFASLLGGLLLGTGCLFLARHRSSLGGATVVSLYLQSRYGMRAGKVQMIIDGTVVLLALFIVPVERVAYSVLAVLVMSGFLWISHRPGRYTAE is encoded by the coding sequence ATGCCTGTCGCCTCCACCCCGCCACCCTCCTTGCGCCACGGCCGGTTTGAAGATGTGCAGGCGCTGTTTGCCGGCACCTTGTTTGTGGCCATGGCGCTCATGCTGTTCAACCAGGCGGGCCTGCTGGTGGGGGGCACGGCGGGCGTGGCGTTCTTGCTGCACTACGTCACGGGCATCTCGTTCGGCAAGCTGTTTTTTGTAGTGAACCTGCCGTTTTACTGGTTCGCCTGGACGCGCATGGGGCGCGAGTTCACGATCAAGACCTTTGTCTGCGTGGCGCTGCTGTCGCTGCTGACCGAGCTGTTCCCGCATGTGATGCATGTGGACTACCTGAACCCGTTGTTCGCCTCGTTGCTGGGCGGCTTGCTGCTGGGCACGGGTTGCCTGTTTCTGGCGCGGCACCGCTCCAGCCTGGGCGGAGCCACGGTGGTGTCGCTGTACCTGCAAAGCCGCTATGGCATGCGGGCCGGCAAGGTGCAGATGATCATTGACGGCACGGTGGTGCTGCTGGCGCTGTTCATCGTGCCGGTGGAGCGCGTGGCGTATTCGGTGCTGGCCGTGCTGGTGATGAGCGGATTTCTGTGGATCAGCCACCGGCCAGGGCGCTACACGGCAGAGTGA